The stretch of DNA ATAAAAAACGAGAATACAAGTGTGACTTGATATTTATCTATTTCTTAGGAACTATTACATGTATTTCTTAGTGTGTGTGcgagggagagagagagcatACTCAGTTGAGTCTGTTACAAATTTAAATAGGAATTGGGCATAAGGAGTGATAACAGCCATTTGTCTCATGTAGTGCAATATCTTGGACTGCACATGCCAAGAAAGAAGTTTTCTCAGATTAAGATATTATGGTGGaaataaaaataagagagaTGTGCCAGTCATGAATTGCATACACGATAAGTAGTCCAATTTCCCTCAATTACAACTTGTATTTCAGCTCCATGCCATCGCTCCTTATTATCTCGTTTTTCATGTGCATGTACATGTGGAATGTTCCTGACAACTTGGAAAGAGCACCATTATGACTATGGACAACAAAATCTAAACCAAGACACCCCAACCAAAAACATCACATGTACAAGTtacacatacaaatatattaatCGGGTTTGCAACTTTGCATgataaacaaagaaagaaaaatatcattcTTCCATTAAATTTGACATACCGATGAATATCTATATCCAGCCTGCAAAACGTACTGTAATTTTGGCCCTTCATCGATGATGATATCTCTATAGGAAGCCCTGTACTCATCTTGGACCAAATTAAAGCCTGAAAAATGTAAACATATCTTATCAAGATACATTCAACAAACGAATTCCATTAGAGCAGAGGAATATGAAGTCCAATCTTACCATCTTTGCACCAAGACCAAATTTCCCTCGTGTCTGCTTGAGGCCATATTTTGTCCCAGATAGAACTGCATGGGTTTGTTCATTTACATAAGATTATGGATATTTAAGGAAGAGAACAAGGATCAAGAAGTTTGAGAATGACCAAAATAGTATGGAAACTTGACTTATAAATTAATTCTGAACCTCGCCCAAACATATTTGGTATGTCATCATGTGGCATTCCTTTTCCATTATCCTGCATTTAAAACCAATTATAAAAATAAGGTTTTCACTTACAGTGACGAAAACAAATAAGTGATGTTATGTTAAAAGAAGGCTGTGAAATAAGATATGAATCCACCTTGCATGTCACCCGATAAAATGAAGCTTCACCTCGACCCTTCATTCCCTTCGAAGGTTGTGACTCTTTGACCTTTTTACCAAGAGAAATATTTTTTGCTTGCATTTCTTGAGCACGGGCCTCCTTTGCCAATCGTTTCTGCAATACAGGAAGCAAAAATGCATGAGAAAGAATTTGAAAGAAGCTCAACTTTGACATAAATTCATAGTAAGGAGTTTCTGGGGTTctcttaaattcaaaaattcaaacAGTCAACAAATTACCATTACATAGCACTACAATCACAAACACAAAGAAGTAACAAAAGATACATTATCCATGAGGGAAAATACAGCATAAATGAACCACttgcaaaaacaaaataataataacaatagaaATGGGCACACCTCTCGAGCCTTAGTTGTCTCATAATCATCATAGAGCGCCTCATCAATGCGCTCCCGATCAACAAGTCCAATCATAGAGTTAAACTTGCTTTTTCCAATCTCTTCACTACAATAGGTGAACATAAAGATCAAACCCATAGCAATATATCCAAATTCAAACAGAAATAAACTAGAATTCAAGACATGTATATTCACTACAATTCATAGTGATCTTGTCAAGTGAAAATTGATCATAATTTGGTCTCAGAAAATCCACATACATGGTTATTTCGACGACAGGAAGCTCCGAAATGGACTCAGCAGAATCAAGTGAGTTTTCAACAAGCTCCCTCACAGTAGTGTAAAGAGATTTCCCTGGCTGAgagtttcaacaaaaaaaaaaatcaagctcCTAAAATTACACAGCTAACATAGGGTAATCAACAGTAGTTCATTTCTAAAAATTTAACAGAAAATACACCAAATTTAATCAAATTCAATAGATTTCCAATGCTGAAAGTTCTAACAAAAGGAACAAACTCCAAATTGAAAATCAGCActttttcaattccaaaaatTTGACTCAAAATACATCAAACTTTATCAAATTCAACCaattattgaagaaaaaaggaaaagaaaattaCATTATCAAATCCAGCAATATTCTTGTTCTCCGCGAAAAACTCAGCGGGAGATTCTGCGagatcacaatgaatcaatcaACAATTACAATTCACAAATTCACAATCatatacatacacataaatatataattatacatgAGAAAGAGAAACTAACTCTGCTTGAGAGTGCTGGGAGTTTCCTTAGACTTTCTCGCAGCCGCCTTGGATTTAGATTTCTTAAGCTCCGGAGAGCTTTCGCTGCTCTCCATTTCCGAATCTCAACACAGAAAAAATgcgaagaagaaagagaaagaaaggtaACAGAGCAAAGCTCAAGCTCAAGCTCTGCTAGGGCTAAgttacagattttttttttttttttttttttttttgtaaagttGAAATTAGagaagttgttttttttttttaatctaacgATGGAGAGAAAAGGGTATGGAATCCAACGGCTGAGATTTAATGCTTTATTATTTTCTCCAAATTTTGCTTTTGCCGCCAAAATATGGATCAAATCTCAACCCTTGAATAATGGAGTGTGTGGAAAACCGTTGGATCTGAACATCATCACGATCATAAATTAAGCCTAATTAAGaacaattttgtttttaatattgctaaaaatatattttagtgtgTCTTAAACATCATTTAAGAGttctttcacaaaaaaaaaaaaaaaatcatttaaggacccttttaaaaaaaaaaatcatttaggACTATGATGGTATTTATTTAAAGATAATTACATTAAACGCTATTTTTTACGAATTTTTTATgtttgaagaatttttttttatatttttatagttttttatagaaacaacaagaaaactatataaagataacatgaaaataacatttaaataacatcaaaacaacaataaaagatAATACACAGataacgaaaaattaataacaaattaacaaaaatataacataaaaaagaccgtattttctgtaaataaaataaaaaaaaatagtaaaaatatttaaaattccgtaaaatcgtatttttgtaatttttttattatttttgtgtatttataaaataatcttatttttaaaagtatAGTAAAGGTTATAATTACAATTCAAGCTGTAGTACTGaactattttatatatttagattttaaaacatattaattaaattgCTCACActacattaattttttaaatacttCTTGCCAGAGAGAGCCACCCAAGTTCGAACCCATGACTTCATGCCATAGGAAAACAAGTATTGCCAATAGTTTTGACTTCATTACTTCATGTTCATCAATAAAGTTCATTCTTTGCTCCAATAGTTTTGATCACGAAACACATTGTTTCATGGATTAGTCTACACACTTTCTGGTGTTATTCTTTCTTTGCTATTTTTGATTATTGATTTGGTCATTGAATTCTTGTTTAGTTGATTTTCTTGTTCTTGTTGGAGGTGTGATCCATTCACAACAATTTTTAATCAAAGATGAAAACtttatacaatttttgaattaattaccTTTATGCTGGCTTGGGATATGTCATATATGAAACTTTTGAATTCATCAGTCACTCCACTGAATTTGTAGAATGTGCTTTTGCTTTGTCCATCGGTACTATAAAGTGTAACCTGAAACAACATCGAAAATATCAAAAGATGTAAACTTTATacaatttttgataaaaagaacTAAACTTTTTGCTGCTAAGCCCAAATGGCAACTCCCATTCTTGAACATATTTTAATCCAAAGCTCATTCATAAGCTTTGTTAGGTTTTCGAGTTACCAGGTAGCCATGTTGACCGTCATGCTTTCCGCGCTCGACTTGTAATGTCCCTTTCAAGCCAACAACTCTCCAGATAatctacaaaaaaaataaaaataaaaattactacaGAGAAAATTGTATTCATACTCAAAAGAAACGTTTTGTTAtgtctttatcttattatttcatTGAATAGATCAAATCCTGAATACATTTCTGGTATTCAATCGGAATTTAGAAAACTgaatatcataataataatagatatcGAATTACTCTAATTGAATTATTTGGGCTCACTCATTATCAATGGGATCAAGGTTACTTTCAACAAGAAATCTATTGACGAGTTAGTGCTGTTCTAGTCGAAAATCAAAATTTATCAGAAGCTTGGTCTAAAATTtccccaaaagaaaaaaaattagcctTTTATGATTACATAAGAGCAATAATCAGCAAGGGGGATTATTCAGAGCAAACCATAATTAATCgtaaatctataaataaaattaattacataCAACTTTCAAACTAAAAGAATGTTATAGTAAACGTAACGACATATACCTTGGGCGAGCTAGAGGAGACGATCATTACAAAAACTCCAGAACACCCGTTCGCCAATTGGCTAAGTCAAAGAAATTGAAATATTCACCTTTAGCTTAAGTTGTTTCATACCAAAAGAGggagaaaataaaaaacaaatcttTGAATTTGCACAGCTATAACTTACAAAAGAGAGGTTATGTTATCTGGTGGAGGCAAAGTCTTGTCTACATAAGATGTTAAAGCTGAGACTGAGACTACCTCGGATCCAACAAGCTGTTTCAATGAATAGGGAAAAAAATTCATACAATGGCCAAGACATGGTTTACTAATGGTATATTTGCAGCATAACTACTCAAAGTTTTATATTTGTAAGAGGTAGGTATCCAATGATTGTTTTTAGCGGTAAAACTACTCAAAATTACTACAATTTAGATAGTGACACGTGTCATCCTAGACACTAGCTAACGGTTCAAAGTGACAACATTACAGTTTTAGAAATTTGAGTAGTTTTGCtgctaaaaaaaatcattaggtACTTGCCGGTTACAAATGTAAATTTTGGGTAGTTATGCCGCAAATATCCCTTTACTAATAATGAACTTTTAAACGTAACATTACCATCCTCAACCCGGCGATATAATGCACCCCCATGTCTAGAATAAAGCCACCCTGTCATAGAAAAATATATGAACTGGTTAGCTTAAGAAACAGTGAAATCAAGGATTATGTACCAATAACCCCCTTACACTTTCATGAGGAATTGAAGTAATTCACACTTTAAagaaattgaatttttaatagAAATAGTACAACTGAAGTGGGAAAAGTAGGCATTGAAAAACAAACTAAATATCTAATGGGACTCATGATTGCAAGAGAACAAGATTATGTATGAACACTTACAGTAAAATCGCGCCTCCAAGAGCTTGAGAAGTAAGGATTCGAACTGTTCATAGATCCTTCAATAATCACTTGGACATTCATCATATCTCCAATATCAGCTACTAACTTCTTACACTGTGTAAGCAAAAATGAGTGTCTTTCAGGCTAGAAAAATGAGAGGGTATGTCACTTCAGCAGGAATAATACATACCTCAACAAAAGCAGGTTCGAATCTATAGTTTTCCGCCACAGCCCAAATGGGTTTACTCGGGATATTGGCACAAACCGAGTTATAGCCTGCAATAGCAGCTTCAAGCTGACTTGTAGCTGTATTTAAATCCAAATTGTTAGCAACTTTGAGTTAAGACTAATAATCATTGAAGACAATGCATACTACTTAAGCTTACACACTACTTACAAGCTGCAGCCGGTTTCTCTTCAGAACCACCAAGTTAACCATGTAACAGAATCCAAAAGGAAAATTTTAGTAAATTGCCTGAGAAGactaatgaaaaaaaatgacaaCATCAAGAATAAACTTCTTTGATATTATTACCCTGAAGGACATGCTTTCCTGCCTTGAGCATCCTTAGTGAGAAATCAACCTGCATGGAATGATACATAATGTAGCCTTTGAAATCAAAACAAAAGGATTATGCTTAAATCAATTGGTGTGCTCAGATTTTACTACTCTAAAGGACCAACTTTATGTTACATATTCATTTGAAAACAAAAGTAGGGAAACTCACTGCATAAGCAAGCAGTGATCAATCTAAACCAAAGTAGGGAAACTCACTGCATATTCATTTTTGCCTCAAAAAACTCTCTTCATTACAGAAGAGAAAATGCTATAGTTTACCTAAGAGTCTTGATCATTACCACCCGAGAAATGCTTAGGATACTTTAAGATGCTAAGCACCATAAAAAGTGACAAATCGCTATTTGTGCATTTCAACATCAAATCCCACACATTTTGtataacgtccccgcttcaagcctccattgggtccttacacccacagaatgaatggctcttatacacgagtacgccactctagctgcttcctggattgatgactggccctacagaccaacacgagtgtttccagcgagctttgtcctcactcgcacgcttcctgggaaaacttcctaggaggtcacccatcctaaaattgctccaggtcaagcacgcttaactatggagttctttcgtgatgggctaccgaaaaacaagatgcaccttgttgatataggtagtaccaatcaatccttttaagccctcttcaactgtgtagtcccatacctacacagtctcagaatcatcccacttgaccttccccaggcgatgtgggattgcacagcttacccggtatttccccttacggatcacgggactactaactgtcacaatcacccccccttacggggtccgacgtcctcgtcgaccacacttccggctggagtcaaggctctgataccatttgtaacgtcgtcgcttcaagcctccattggatccttacacccacgtaaatgaatggctcttatacacgagtacgccactctagctgcttcctggattgatgactggccctacagaccaacacgagtgtttccagcgagctttgtcctcactcgcacgcttcctgggaaaacttcccaggaggtcacccatcctaaaattgctccaggtcaagcacgcttaactatggagttctttcgtgatgagctaccgaaaaacaagatgcaccttgttgatataggtagtaccaatcaatcattttaagccctcttcaactgtgtagtcccatacctacacagtctcagaatcatcccacttgaccttccccaggcgatgtgggattgcacagcttacccggtatttccccttacggatcacgggactactgactgtcacattttgatttaataaataataatatatggtTAACCGCTTACCAATAATGAGGTGATACGCCGGTATGGTGTTGAACACCTTAAGTGTTACATGAAAGTGGTATTGGAGAATTAATAGTAAATTGTTAGTAGTGTCTATCTtagtataaatatgtaattgtgTAGTGATTAATGGATATGAAATGAGAAAAAAGAACTTTGGTTCGTTTGGGAGATTTGTTTTGTCTCGAAGAGGACCCGTTACTTATCATAAGTACATTCATTGAGAGTTAGTGCCAAACTCAAATACAAGTACTGGGACATATTGTTCGAGTTAGTGCCAAACTCCAATAGGAATACTTCTAATTCTCATTCATTTCATTAAAAATCTATTTGTAAAATGACACTACATATTTATACTAAACTAGACAATACTAACAATAAACTCCTATACCACTTTCATGTAACATTAACTATTGCCaccttaatttttaacaattgaACTTACTCTAATTTTAGACATAAATATACTAACATTTTACACTCACCAAATTCCACTCAATCCAATTGTAtgaacaaaaacaacaaaaaccacACACAAAAAAAGTAAATCTTTCAACTTCAAGCATCTAAATTTACACATAAATATCAACAAGaagatgtttttttttattataatgaaTTGTATACGATTGATAATACCTGAGCTTGGCCAGCTAAAACCACAGCAACACCAAGTATTGAACTATCTTGAGAAATCTCATCAAGACCCTTATCTCCCCATTTACACACTACTCCAGGAAAAAATTTCTGGGCAATCTCAACCGCACCTCTAGCTGATTCCTAAACCAAAAACACagtaaaattaaagaaaataaaaataaaaaagggttcttgaaaaagaagaagaagaaagagaaatagTAATAACCTCAGTTCTACTCCAAATAGCTTTGAGGGAGACTAGGTTGGAGATCTCACTGAGCCTGGGAATGTACTGGGTTTTAACAAAGATACCAGCTCCAAGAATGGCGATCTGGGGTGCCACTGGATTTGCCATATTCAAATTCTGCTCTGATGAAATTGAACTGAAAAACCAGAGTCCCTAACAGATGAAGCACTAAGAAGATGCCTAGGAATATTAGGATGGTGATTGGTGAAtcccttttattaattttaaaatctaaaaaattttAGTGATTTGTAAAAATAatctttataaaaataacaaataactttacacaaaaaattttattagtaaattAGCAAAATAATATTGTATAGTCGTAAAAACGACTATGAATTATACTATGTAATCATAAAAGACTATTATAGTCGCAAAACgactatatatttatactatgtGACCATTATGAtcgtataaaataaattaaatgagattattttaaaaaaattagtattttacattgttagttttataaatttaaccTATTTGTTTCAGCTCCTcggaaaatatttattataattttttatgattgtgtatgttatagttatttagaatcaattataaattaaaattatctgaatagtttataatgttgaaAATAAGATTTACATATTGTGTTGTACTTGTGTTCAATCTTATACGAATGGTAAGTAACTGCCaaatcttatttttagtattatatactattaagaattttttaaaaatttataagtactctaaaataattacaatatcCGTGATTATAAAACaattaaattgaatttttttattaaatgacaaaatagataaaaaaaatctactAAAACAATCCTATAACAGTCTactaaaaaatttccaaaacaaattataaattaaattagatttgAGATTATACTAACAAAGTTATACTTTAAGTTTAAGCAATATAAAAGgtataaattaaatttgtatTGAAAGTTTTATAGTGTAAGCACATGTTATTACATGTGAAATTAGGATTAATTTTATatagataatatatatttattggcaATGAGTTGAGTTACTTGTATTGTATTCCAATAAATTTCTTTTCAATGATAAAACAAATGGGAACAAATAATAAAGTGGAAAATGGAACTTATTATGTAAGCATTAAAATTacaagatttaaaaaaatttagggaCCCCAAAAGGGGTGCActcttttcctatttttttgtatttgattAGTTTGTAATCTCATTTTTAATATATGATGATGTAtattatattactttttttattataattatttaaaacattTAACAAAGTATTAAAAAATTCAGAATAAAAGTGTATAAAAAAACACATGAGCAACAACCTTAAGTTATACattgttaatatatataaaaaattaagattaaagAAGGGAATGCATCATTAACATAGAATTTTCCAATAGtttcacttttgttttttacttAACCACAAATTTAATGATAAATGACTATAGTCTATAGGTGACAttttacaattttcaaaaactcACCATACTTAATCTAATTGAGCCAAAATCCATATTAACAAAAAAGCATTGTACTAAATTATAATACACTAATCATATCTTCCAAGTTTTGTGAAATTGGTAGAATAAAATCAGAGGAAATAAAAAACAAAGacacttttttttattagtacaataaaagtgataaaaacaAATGAAAAATACTACATGACCACCTTCTTTATTTAAAAGGATACACAATAAATCctactttaaattttctttttccctatttgaaatataaaataaaaataaaaataaatgcaatGACTAATTTAATTATACAATCTGAAAACAAATATGGGGTTGtgtaaattgatgaaatttttatcatcagcttcttcttcaagtgACTGTAAATATATAGATTCTCTTGGTTCTTCACTCACTCCACTCTGTGTTGCATACTCCATTGCCATCTCATAATCCACCTTCAATGACCATAAACTCATTTAGATTTGCcattttatcaattttaaaaGCGAGAATACAACCGAACACCCTCGTTCGAAAAATGAGCTTACCTTTTCAACATGTTGAGCAAGTTTTTCCCTGAGAGTTTCTTTAGTAATAATACGATCTGAAACTTTATCGAGTAATTCAGAGTCTTCGTCGTCATCAGCCACCTTTTTCTTCTTTGATGCGTGTGAATGCGCCATTTCTTTCAAAACCTCGTATACAGCACTGGTGGCATCCACAATGTACCTGTCAATTGATAACGAGATTGTCAGAGATCGGTATTTGAACAACTCGGTACACATTTGAGAGATGTGTTGGTTGAACTTTACTTGCTCAAATTCCGTTTTCTTTCCTGCTGCTCTCGCGCTTGTATTTTCTTTACTATCTTCGATTTAAGCTGAATACAACACTGCTGAATAGCAGCCTGAAAgacaaagaaaataagaaatttcTTAATTTACTAATGTGGGTAATGGATATCCCGAAATTTAAGTGGGTAGTTTATACCTTCACAGCTGTAGCTATTTCGGTTATATCATCTCCAATATACTCCTTTCCAGTCCCTTTAAAGGGAATTTTGGTGCTAACAATGCTCACAAAAACACCGATTTTATCTTGTGCCTGGTTGATCTTGTAACTACTCCAGCTGAAAAGTTATTTTCAGAATACGTTAGGCTGATTTAACTCTAATTTCGTGTTCATCACTAGACATTTTCTAACCCTTTCCCACTTTCTTACTTAATTCTCTTAAGGGCAGTTCTGGTTACAACATCAGCACCCTGTTCGAAAAGAAGTGGTATCCGGTTTGCAAATCTGAAAATATTCACACcctacaaacaaacaaacattcaAGCTTCATTAGTTGAATAGCAGTTACAGAACAAAGACTATGAAATCTTGAGAGTTAAAAGCCTACTTGCTTCACATCTTTTCCGCCCATGCTGACCCCAGCTTCCACAATGAATGGGTGGCCTTCGAAAACTTGAGCACTGTATACAGTTATTGGCAAGAGAAACATACTCAGAAACAAAACATTTTTCCAAAGTACATTAGTGAAATTATGTTAGAAAGATACAAAAGTTAGTTCCCCAAAACTCATGACAAGGAGAAAGAAACACGAGATTCAAACACAACCTGCCTGAATAAGTTGCAACCATGTCTGGATGCAGCTCTTTTATGATTCCAAGCCGAAGATTGTACTCCCCTGCAGGACTAAGACACTGAAAACAGTTTCGGAGTATGAGTCCATTAACATCAGATAGACAACTAAATGTCACTAACGTTGTAAAATTGTCTCAATGATTAACGTTAAGTGCCTGTGAAAGCTTACATCACCACTAGGATCATCAAACTTAGCTTGGCGAAATAATTGATGAATGCGGACGATTTGTTGAGAAGTTAGAGACTTAACAGCCGTTTTGGGGTTGAAGTCGGGACCCATTTCCCctttattaagaaaaaataacaaGTTAGGAATCAACTTTCTGAAGTTAGTAATGTACAAGACAAAGAGTGCTAGCATAACATAACAGCAATTTTAACAAATTCTTGAAATTTAACTTCAATAGTACGCCTACATGTAATGTTTTCTTTAGTGTAGAATGCTCAATTTTCCACACCATCAGAGTT from Cannabis sativa cultivar Pink pepper isolate KNU-18-1 chromosome 2, ASM2916894v1, whole genome shotgun sequence encodes:
- the LOC133035172 gene encoding dehydrogenase FPY6-like, giving the protein MANPVAPQIAILGAGIFVKTQYIPRLSEISNLVSLKAIWSRTEESARGAVEIAQKFFPGVVCKWGDKGLDEISQDSSILGVAVVLAGQAQVDFSLRMLKAGKHVLQEKPAAASTSQLEAAIAGYNSVCANIPSKPIWAVAENYRFEPAFVECKKLVADIGDMMNVQVIIEGSMNSSNPYFSSSWRRDFTGGFILDMGVHYIAGLRMLVGSEVVSVSALTSYVDKTLPPPDNITSLFQLANGCSGVFVMIVSSSSPKIIWRVVGLKGTLQVERGKHDGQHGYLVTLYSTDGQSKSTFYKFSGVTDEFKSFIYDISQASIKVINSKIV